TCCATCGACATCTAAATAATGTATCAATACTCAATAGTGCATCAACTTTTAGTTGTAAGCTTCAATCAAGTAACAATAGGTTGGCTACTGAATATAGTGTGCTTGGAAGAAAATGCTGGTATGGAATGTTAGTCAGTTGTTTGTATTCTTATCTGTTTTTTATATTGGCTACTTTCATGTTCTTTGCTGTGTAGGAAAAACTCTTTTCAAGTCGGAACAGGACAGAGGTTTCACTTGGAAAGAAGCTGAAGATTGAATATCTTCCAGAGATAGAAAAGATCCATAAAGTATGTAGTTCTAACACACAGCCTGATAGATTTGTTTTGCCAGAGGATTGATTGTTTTGAGCTTATTAATCAACTGTTTCTGATTCATGCAGAAGAAAGAGAGGTTGCTCAAAAAGCAACAGAGAGAAGCTCTCCTTCTTGATAGCTACTTGACATCAGATGGACTTACCACCGGCCGTTCTCTCCGTGATAGAAAGCCCGTGACTTATACATTTGGTAAGCTTAAATACTGATTTAAGCATTTTTTGGGGGGCAAATTGCTCAGTCTTGCCTTGGGTTATCCTGTGGAAAATAGCATCAATGCTTCACTGGCATGTGATTCTAGGCCTTATTTTATCCGCCTCATATTGGATGGCATTTTTAATTTAGCATCTTGGTGTTGGCACTGATATCTTTCTTCCTTGTTAAACACAATGGCACCTAAGTTTTTATCATTGATCAACCTCTGTTTTTAATTAATAATCCATTGTTATATCAATGCCCTTATCAGCACGTTAATCATAGTTATTGTTAGTTTGAGTCCTTGATCCTTATGGAAGATTGATACCCGAACTGTAATGTAACCTTTGCAGTTCTTAGTAGTATAACAAAGGTTGTGCTTCTCTAATAAGAAGGCTGCAATTTAAAGTTAGGCTCTTCTGCATAGTACATATTTAATAGTGAATCTATGTTGGCCCAACATCCAACTGAATTTTGGTTATGGTCAAATGCCGCTAATCATCTACATCACTAGGTTAGCGGGGATTATCTGCATAGTAAGGGAAATGCTTTTCGTACGACTCAAGTACTACCATGTGTCCATGTATCTAAACCATCCTACACTGTTATGATCATTCTATCCAAGTGATTTCAACCATTAGATCATTGTGTTAAGAAGAAAAAGAGTATAATACAATGCAGTAACGCCACACACATCCTCAGCTATGTGTAGCAGCACACGTAAAGTGAATATTAAAGCTTTTTGTTGTAACTTTTTGGAAAGTTgatacaaacattgtataggtatGGTGGAATGATCCTAAATTTCCTGGTTCTGAACCATTTTTCGCTGGTATCTGAAATCTAGTGTCAGAATGCAATTTTTTTTCTCACGCAAGAGAAttgcgcatcattatattaagaagatgtACAAAAAAAGGTCCAGCAGGACCAGTACTAAGCCAGGCACCCCTTACGGTGGCCAAAAACAGGAATACACAAAAGAATCCACACATTCTAGCAAACGAAACTCTACTCAAGACCAGGGATTGGGGTTGTAGTCATTGGAATATGTCCTTTTAGTTTTATAATTTTGATTATTTGGTCAATTTCATCATCTGTTATTACAAGGTTTGAATTTGTCATACAATGCAGATGACTATGATCGCTCAATAAATGAAGCCATCAAAATTACGAAGTATGCTAGTGATTCCTTTCTTGATAATTTTTATTCAGAAGGAATATACTATAGTTTAATCATCTATTGAACATTCTTGTATAGAAAAAGAGAGGAGAACTCAGCTGAGCCTGTTGCTACTACTGCCAATAGAAGGGTGCTTCCTCCAAGAGCGGAGGCAGCAAGCAATGGGAAGCTAAATAATGGTCCCTCACCAACAACCAACGACTCGGATGATGGAAATTCTTCAAAATCAGATGACGACCGAGACAGCGACGGTGAACAAGAAAATGAGGCACTTGATCGCAGGTACTCTTAGCATGTGGTTTTTATCATTACCCTACTCAAGGTAGCAGGTGGCTAATGTGCATTTGTGTTGTGTCACAGCAACCGGAGGAGGAAAAGATCTCAGAGATACACACAGGACTTTGTTGAGGCTGTCTCGGATATTGATCCTAACTTTGACAGTGACGACGATATCATGGGAGAAGCAGTGTATGATGAGGAATATCTGAGAAGTCGCAAACAGAATAAGACATCAAGCGCTTCTGAAGAGGATGAGGAGTTCCGGTTGGAAGAAGATggtgaagatgatgatgaagaagaggaatatTCATTGAGTACCAGTGAAGATCTAGAGGAGCCGCAACGGCATAAAAAATTGGAAACTCGTGGCCGGCGAGGTACCAAGCTGAGGTCAGTTGATGAAATCCAAACAGGTCTCAGACGCAGCAAGCGTTCTTCTCGTCCTCGTATTAACTATCACCAATATGATTTTTCTGACTCGGATACGGGGCCTGGAAAGGCAAAGAAATCTGATgcatcagattctgaagctggcTCTGATGCCGAGAATGATATGGAGCTCTCGACATCGAGTCAAGAGGGagaggaagaagaggatgatAGTCATGATGAAGAAAATGGTAATAATGTGAATGATAAAATGGATGAGGACCACACCGTGGCAGAAAATAAAGTAGAACCAGAGGAGGAGGAGCAGAAGGAGCAGCCGCCTATAGAGAAGATGGATGCTCCCAGCACGGAAAGTAGACGTGTAGGAAGAACATTCCTAGATCTAAACGAGCTTGCACCTGGAGGTGGCTTTGATGAGAGCCCAAGCTTGACAGTGAAAGATGACATAGACAACATTTAGGGAATAAAGTTTTTTTTGATACATTTGAGTGCTGTTGGTCAGTTTTCTGACTTCGAAGCAAGGGTGGCAGATCGATGGGTTTGAGCTTATGGCTGTTTTCATTGATTTGCAGTAACAGGACAAGCGAGGTTCCACTTGAAGTGACTTTGAGCTTCTTCGGTGCTTATGTCATACTCGGAGGTGCTTATGTTATACTTGGAGGCCATGAGGAGGGTAGTTTTGCTTTTGATTATGTATACTACATGACGGTCGCAATCGATCACAGCTGTATTATGGCCAGGCTGATGCTGCGTTGAGGCCGGTCTGTAGGATATAAATTTATTGCCTCCACTTATTTAGTCTTAGGCATGGTGATGTCAATGAGATCATGGAGGGAAACCTGTACTCCGAGTGCAGTGCAGTTCGTCCGTCGGCATTCGCGAGACCTTTTCCACTTGTAGATTGTAGGTTTTGAGACCGAGCAGGATTAGTTCTGTATCTAAATCTGACAGTCTGATTTTTTCCCCCGTCACACCTGTGACCTGTGTAGCTGACACTGAGCTGTCCTTGATGGAGAAGATGCTGCATGTATTGAGCTGATGTTGTAGCCTATGGACATGTCCATTACACTGACTGAGAGTGGCTGGCCTGGACTGGAGATTGCTAATTTGCTGTATGGTTCATAAAATCCGTATCCTCTCTGCATATTTGGTTAGTCACAAAACTATGCAAGATAAATGATCTAGGTGCTCTGTTCCATTAAGCACTGCAAAATTATGTCAAATGTTTGGTGAATCTAGGTGCGCTTCATGTTCCCAGTGATGATTCGTGGAGGCTACTCATTACTGGACAAAGAAGCCTGCTTGATGACTGAGTTGTAGTGTCCCCAAACCCAAAACCGATGATGATTCGTGGCGGCCCGTGATCCATATATCTCCATTAATATCTGTTATTTTTATATCAAAATGTATTGAAAAAAAATCAAAATGTATTGAAAAAATATTATATTCAATAGATCGGTCAGGTTGTGATCGGATCTGGATCCGCCCCTGTGATGGCGTAGTTCCCGCAGCCAGCCGTGGTCGCCTCTCTTGTCAGAGTCAGAGCTTGCCACCATATCATTCACGGCAATGCACAGCGTTCTGAATTCTGATTCTGATCATGATATttttaattatttatcatattttagtttaaaaataaactagtgGCCGACAAATATTCCAGAATGGAGGTAGTATATAGTTTAGTTGATCGATCCTACCAAAGTTGATTTTTGTACTTTCATTCAGTTTTGGTTAAGTAGCAAACAAGTCGGTTTTCAGAGTGAACCGAAGCTTTTCGAGCTACTCTGCCTAAGTTGCTCGTTGTTAGTGATATTCTCATACACACGTTAAGACGATGATGTTCCAACTGGAACAAATTCGTCGACGATTCCTTCAAAAGACGTGGAGGCCTGAACCTGCCCAGGCTTTCGTAGATTCGGTGCGACTCACGTACAAAGATGGTCAGATGGGGTCACTTTGCAGGCATATTTGTATCATATTTTACACAGCTTGTAAATAGATATTCCCAACTGCTCAAATAAAAATTGTGAATTTTAGACTTCAATGCACAAATGACGAAATTTATAAAAGCCGTGACTCGTATCCAGTACTGTCGCAGGATTATATCGCAGGATTATAGAACCCGATGCCGACATTTGTGAATATCACAAGTTTACATGGGACCCCAAGTCAGCAATTCCGGCATGGTTTTCAAAGCAAATGGGCCCAGCATTTTCGCCATGGCTTTCAATTGCAAACGCTCTAGACAAAAATAAGGCACACCAGTAGTCTTCCCCACGACTGGTATTATCTGCAAATCAGCCATGAAACATGCAGCTGGGAGATGTCCTTTGCTAGAGCCATATTCAAGTTTCAAATATCTCCAGCTTGTACAGTTGGGCCACAGAGCCTTTagtatgaaaaagatagattacaATTGTTTTCCCAGTGTTTAATTAAACTAATGCATGATTTTCTCCGATTGATTGACCAGAGACTATTGATTCTCACGCTGCAAAAAAAAAAGGTTCCATGCCCAGGTTTCCATGAATTAAGCTGCTAAGTGCAATCAGGCATTTGCTCTACTTGAGTTACCCATCAAGTGCCCCTAGCTCCTTCATATCTTCCAAGAACGCCATGTAAGAGTCGTCGATGCTTGGCGGCTTGGGTGCCGCTGAAGGAGGCCGAGCGTCGCTTCTTATGAGGGTCACCGAGGGCTTTGAAATGGATACTGTTGATAgttgtggctgctgctgcacctttGGTTTTGGCTTGGGGAGAGCAGATTCTCTCTTGACACGGACTGATGCAGGAACCTGTAGTGATTCAAGGCAGAATGAGCAATCCTACTACGGATCtctggaaaaaggaaaaaaaagatcACGCAAAAAATATGATGACAGATGGCATACCATAGCCGTCAGCTCAGGAGTGTGCTGTGCTAATGGTCTCTTCACAACTGTTGGGGCAGCCGACTTCACGTATGATGGCTGCTGAGGTAACTGAGGCCTTGGGGCAAAGGCAGCAAACTCATCTAGTTGCATAGGAGGTCCTGGCAAAAATGGAGGCCTAAGCATCGGCGGCGGACCAGGGAGCACACCATACGGTGGCATTGGCATTTGAGACGGTGGAAATCCTGGAGGAGGTGGAGGGGGCCTGTTAACTCCAGCCGCCATAAGCGATGGCCTTGAATctggtggtggcggaggtggtggAAATCTCATGACTCCAGGAGCTAGCATATCAGATTGCATTGGAGGCCTTGGAGGTAAAGGTGGCAAACTAGGTGGTGGAGGCAGCGGTGGTAAGACTCTCGCTGCAGTATCTTCTTTAAGTCCAGGAGTGTCCTTTGAAGTGCCAGCAGCCTCCATGTCATTAGATTTTGGTGGCAACCCAGGCGGCGGGGGTGGTGGAGGCAGGACAACTGAGGGCTGCAACTGCAAacaaggttacatcagaccaagtcacAAAGGCCAGTATCCAAAAATTTGAACAATAGGAAAAAGGGTTTGATGCATTAACAAATGGATTAGAAGCACTAGTAAATATGCAGAAGAGATCCAAAGTAGGTACCTGAACAGAATCCGTTTTGCTTTCATTTGCACTAGACGCTGCTGGCGGATTTAAAGACCTCTGCgatggaggtggtggcggctgaagtaCTGTATGACCGGATACAGGTTCTCTCAGAGGTGGACCAGGAGGAGGAGGTAAGCCTGGCAATGCTGTGTCACTGTTAGGTTTAGGTGGTGGTGGGGGCGGTGGCGGGAGTGGAGGCAAAGGGAAATGAGGGGCAGATGGATCAATGGACTCTGAGGTGTCTggcaatggtggtggtggtggagggggtggcaggGTAGATGGACCTGCTTCAGACTCTGACATGGAAGATGAGGCCCCAGTGCTGGATAAGGAAGGCAGTGGGATCCTTGGTCCTGCATGTCAACCAAGAAATGGAACTGAGAAAAGGCGTGTGATGATTACTAACTGTAAGGAGATAATTTTATGTGAActtgatttttttttaaaaaataatatATTTACATGCAAAAGAGAAATGAATATAGTAACCTATAGATGATTTGTACATCGGAGGTTTTCCAGGTGGTGGTGCTCCAGATGGATTTAAGGTTGGATGATAGTAAACAGAGTCCTGTAGTATAAACATGATAAGTATCTATTCAAATATGCAATAACCTTTACAAATAATTCTACGTCTTATTAACAACATACCATACCCATACCTCGGGCTTAGGATTAGCTCTATCATCTTCATCTGCTGTAGGCCGCCTCTTTGGTGGTGCAAGATGACTACGAGGAAAAAGAAAACATATTGGCTGAGAAAGTATTCAGCATATCAATCTAATAGAATCAAAGCATAATATATCAGTAAACCTCACCTAAACATAATCGGTTGCTCACCCTTCTCTTTCATTTTCTGTTCATATTCCTGGAAAAGATCATGAGAAAGTTATGAACCGCTATGTCTGAACAAAACTTAGTAAGAAATTTATAACTACATCACCCACATAGAAGTTGCCTACAAATTATAGAACACCAAAATAGATTTCAGCGCAGAACTTGTGCCAAGCTCAAAGCCAACAGTTAATAAAACATTCACTTTTACTATGCAACAGTGTGTAATTAGTCGACAATAGCTTCACCATGAGCGCAAAACAGATTAGGAGCAAATAACTTCACATGTATAATAAAATTCCTTCAAGGGGCTCGCCACGCAGCTGGGCTACGAATGGCTCTCGTCTCTCCCGCCCCCGCCCCTTCGGCTCCCGACGCCCCTTCCCCTCCCCAGCACCAGCAAGCGCCGGTTCCCATTCCGGGGCCGGCGGCCAACTCCCAGGCTGCTGTCGCCGCAGCTTCCTCTAGCCCTGGCGCGTCGGCTTCCATCCCCTCCTTGTCTCCTCCTGTGTCCCATGCAACCAAAGGGCGCTCCAAGTCCGTTCGGTGGGGTGACCTCAGTCCGGCTTCTTCGGATGGCGCGACGTCGTTCGACTCCCGGCCTTCCTTCAAGGATGTGCTGGTGAGAACAGCGAACCCTTCGCCGCCCGGCCGCGTGGCAGCCCAAGGGTCTGTCCCGGCAGCTGGAAAGTCCTCGGCGCTAGGGAAGGTGTACCGTCAGCCGCACCCCCTGTCTACAAAACGGCGGAGCCCCAAGCAGGCCACTCAACCCACACCGGCAATCCGCCCAGCTCCAGGATTATCTGACCATGGATGGACGACGGTGGAGTCCAAGAAGGGTAGAAGTCGCCGGCTGAAGGCTTCGTGGCTCCCGGGCCGGGTCCCGGCTGATCTTGTTGGGCGTTGCTTCAACTGCTTGGGTTGCGATCACCGGGCTGCAGACTGCGGCAGCGAACCTCGGTGTTTCCTCTGTTCTGCGCTTGGCCACAAGTCCTCATCCTGCCCCAAGGCTTCGGTGTGGAGGAGGCTCGGGTGTCCTAGACCTGTGAAGTCGGTCTGGGAGCGGCTTTCACCGGCGGTAGAGGGAAGGGTCCAACGACCGGCAAGGCGTCGTCCGGTTTGGCAGCGTATTGCTCCACCAGAAGTCATTCCGGTCGTCCCTTCTGTCCCGGTGGGCAACATGCTTGGCGTCTCGGCCGCACAGGGTAATGGCGGCCCTGCCAGCTCCAGGCGCAAACGGTGGAGGAAGAAGAAGCGCAAGGAGCGTGAAGATAAGCCGGCTTTGGAGATttcggctccacctcctcccgagCAGATGCTTCCGGCGAGTGATGAGACTGCTTGTGTTATTGATTGGTCGGTTCAGATGTCTATTGCGGAAGATAATCTCAAGACGGCTGGGGTGATCACAGTGGTTAGCTCTAGAGACGTCAGCGCTGACGAGATCGCGTTGGTTTTGGCCCCACGGCTAGAAATGGAGGTGGGAGGATTGGTTCTCCGTCAGTTCTCCCAGTCCAGCTTCTTGGCTGTCTTACCCAACCAAGTGCAGCTCGACACGCTGGTGGATCGCTTCCATATCATCAGAGAAGAAAACTTCATGCTCTCCTCTAGGCGTTGGACGAGGTTCAGGGGTGCTGTTGGTAATTCCTTGAAGCATCTCGTGGAACTTGAGATCAGAGGTCTATCGTTGCACGCGTGGGAGACTTCGGTGGTGCAGCATTTGATCAACCTCCATGCTTGCATTTCCCAGGTTCTGCCCGACACGCTGGAAATCAGGAATCTGGAAGTCTTTCGATGCCTTGCTTGGTGCTGTGATCCTGAACATATCCCATCTAAGAAGGACCTCTGGATCACTGAACCAGACCAGGCTTCTGTTGCTGAAGGGAAGAAGGCTCTGGTGTATCCGGTGCAAATTCGTTGGGGCCCTGCTGATTTGAATCTCATACCTGGCGCTCCACAGCCGCCAGTTGGTGCTGGCGATCAGGACAAACCTGATACCCCCCTTCACGGAGAAGATGTGGTGACAACCCTCCACCCACTCAACATGCTGCAGCCTTTGAAGACCCCGACATAATGACCCACAATCAGCGGCGGCCGGTGCATGACCGATTGGGACCTTTGAGGCGCTCGGATTCCCCCAAGGAATTGAGCCAGCCTtgggttctggttgatacagaggCCCGGAGCAGCCAGCCCTGTGATCTGCTTGATGCAGTGGTGTGCAGCAGAGTAGGGATTCCTCCGGCTCCTGCGCCGGATGGGGCTCTCTGTCTGGCGGCTGGGGATGTGCTGCTGCGGCGCGAGGGGGGCTGCGATTAAGTAATCCCCATGACCTCGTTGGCCGCTTCCAGCACGTGCCATTCCACCGGAGGGAGACGCAGACTGTTGTTGAAGACCGCTACTAAACAAGCAAAGTTCAGGAATCCGCCTATCGCGTT
This portion of the Zea mays cultivar B73 chromosome 2, Zm-B73-REFERENCE-NAM-5.0, whole genome shotgun sequence genome encodes:
- the LOC103648226 gene encoding DDT domain-containing protein DDR4 is translated as MASTSASSAPVSPSHPNPNPTPDADLPSDRPMPDADGGSGGASPASPEKREEEEEVPGEVAAAAAAVEQPTPRKTRLPRACNNKPKPPPPPPPPERPRRRAAAAGGADETPQCRVVTPLVSEPEAPAELPRWRLRCMWELGSVLNFLHVFRPLLNITGDFTAEELEVALITPNEILDDVHMPLLKSIPPVTRMAMGRGTWVTVLCRKLKDWWHWVAEGDLPIVASHGTEIETYKTIEPAIRLLILKAICDIRVEQEDIRNFIDSSLKHGQNFSTFRKDRIGGDSLGISYWYEDDEILGHRLYREIRRVEQVKKEPGKRSRGKGGSSAISVVSYQWETVASTFDEFDDVAEKLFSSRNRTEVSLGKKLKIEYLPEIEKIHKKKERLLKKQQREALLLDSYLTSDGLTTGRSLRDRKPVTYTFDDYDRSINEAIKITKKREENSAEPVATTANRRVLPPRAEAASNGKLNNGPSPTTNDSDDGNSSKSDDDRDSDGEQENEALDRSNRRRKRSQRYTQDFVEAVSDIDPNFDSDDDIMGEAVYDEEYLRSRKQNKTSSASEEDEEFRLEEDGEDDDEEEEYSLSTSEDLEEPQRHKKLETRGRRGTKLRSVDEIQTGLRRSKRSSRPRINYHQYDFSDSDTGPGKAKKSDASDSEAGSDAENDMELSTSSQEGEEEEDDSHDEENGNNVNDKMDEDHTVAENKVEPEEEEQKEQPPIEKMDAPSTESRRVGRTFLDLNELAPGGGFDESPSLTVKDDIDNI
- the LOC100192510 gene encoding protein EARLY FLOWERING 5-like isoform X1, which produces MKTTKGGKAMNPTDAFRKEQRKKELKRNKKERKKVREVGILKKDPDAIREQIEKLEKMKADGALDKARKHKKRQLEDTYNLIVKKRKEYEQKMKEKGEQPIMFSHLAPPKRRPTADEDDRANPKPEDSVYYHPTLNPSGAPPPGKPPMYKSSIGPRIPLPSLSSTGASSSMSESEAGPSTLPPPPPPPPLPDTSESIDPSAPHFPLPPLPPPPPPPPKPNSDTALPGLPPPPGPPLREPVSGHTVLQPPPPPSQRSLNPPAASSANESKTDSVQPSVVLPPPPPPPGLPPKSNDMEAAGTSKDTPGLKEDTAARVLPPLPPPPSLPPLPPRPPMQSDMLAPGVMRFPPPPPPPDSRPSLMAAGVNRPPPPPPGFPPSQMPMPPYGVLPGPPPMLRPPFLPGPPMQLDEFAAFAPRPQLPQQPSYVKSAAPTVVKRPLAQHTPELTAMVPASVRVKRESALPKPKPKVQQQPQLSTVSISKPSVTLIRSDARPPSAAPKPPSIDDSYMAFLEDMKELGALDG
- the LOC100192510 gene encoding Protein EARLY FLOWERING 5-like; the encoded protein is MKTTKGGKAMNPTDAFRKEQRKKELKRNKKERKKVREVGILKKDPDAIREQIEKLEKMKADGALDKARKHKKRQLEDTYNLIVKKRKEYEQKMKEKGEQPIMFSHLAPPKRRPTADEDDRANPKPEDSVYYHPTLNPSGAPPPGKPPMYKSSIGPRIPLPSLSSTGASSSMSESEAGPSTLPPPPPPPPLPDTSESIDPSAPHFPLPPLPPPPPPPPKPNSDTALPGLPPPPGPPLREPVSGHTVLQPPPPPSQRSLNPPAASSANESKTDSVQLQPSVVLPPPPPPPGLPPKSNDMEAAGTSKDTPGLKEDTAARVLPPLPPPPSLPPLPPRPPMQSDMLAPGVMRFPPPPPPPDSRPSLMAAGVNRPPPPPPGFPPSQMPMPPYGVLPGPPPMLRPPFLPGPPMQLDEFAAFAPRPQLPQQPSYVKSAAPTVVKRPLAQHTPELTAMVPASVRVKRESALPKPKPKVQQQPQLSTVSISKPSVTLIRSDARPPSAAPKPPSIDDSYMAFLEDMKELGALDG